In Candidatus Omnitrophota bacterium, the genomic window AAAGCAGCTCGCTGATGTGCGCAACGCCGGGTTCACGCCTTTTGCAGGGGGCGATACCGGGATGGCGGCGCTGCTGGATTCGCTCGAACAGATAAAAGGCGAGATAGACGCGGCAAACGCCGAGGGCATCCGCCGGATCAATGAATCAACGCCCGTTCTTATCGCCACGGCCCGCGCGAAAGACGTGATACCGGGGATGAAGAAAAACCTAATACTCCATGCCGGGCCTCCCGTGGCAAAGGAAAAGATGTGCGGCCCCGTTATGGGCGCGGCTCTGGGCGCCATCGTTTATGAGGGACTGGCCGCGGACCTTAAGGAAGCGAAGGTCCTCGTCGACCGCGGCGAGATAGATTTTTCGCCCTGCCATCACCATTCAACTGTCGGCCCCATGGCCGGGGTGGTGTCCTCCTCCATGTGGGTTTATGTCGTTGAAAACAAAAAGTTCGGCAATAAGGCATACTGCCCCCTGAACGAGGGGCTTGGAAAAGTGCTGAGGTTCGGCGCCAATTCCCCCGGCGTGTTAAAGCATCTCAAGTGGATGGAAGATGTGCTGGCCCCTTCGATAAACGAAGCTCTCAGGCAGTCCCCGAACGGTATAGACATAAAATCCATAACATCGCAGGCGCTGATGATGGGTGATGAGTGCCACAACAGGAATGTCGCGGCTACGGATATCCTTATAAAAGAGCTGATACCTCTTCTTCTCAAGACGGGAATCGCGAAAAGTGTTATCAAAGAGATCATTGATTTCATCGCGTCAAACCCGCACAGCTATCTCAATGTGTCGATGGCCGCCTGCAAAGCGACCGCCGATACGATAGCCGGCCTTGAAAAATCAACCCTCGTCTCCGTCATGGCCAGAAACGGAACGGAGCTCGGCATACGGGTGGCGGGATGCCGCGATG contains:
- a CDS encoding DUF1116 domain-containing protein, yielding MTMFKNDKIINLGVDIFYDALKKQLADVRNAGFTPFAGGDTGMAALLDSLEQIKGEIDAANAEGIRRINESTPVLIATARAKDVIPGMKKNLILHAGPPVAKEKMCGPVMGAALGAIVYEGLAADLKEAKVLVDRGEIDFSPCHHHSTVGPMAGVVSSSMWVYVVENKKFGNKAYCPLNEGLGKVLRFGANSPGVLKHLKWMEDVLAPSINEALRQSPNGIDIKSITSQALMMGDECHNRNVAATDILIKELIPLLLKTGIAKSVIKEIIDFIASNPHSYLNVSMAACKATADTIAGLEKSTLVSVMARNGTELGIRVAGCRDEWFTAPAGIPKGLYFAGFDETDSNPDLGDSTISEAAGIGANAMACAPAIVKFVGGTPSDAMKFTKQTYDICAGESSNFQIPYLNFRGTPVGFDIRKIVARQQPPFINTGIAHKDAGIGQIGAGLLYAPIECFKSALKRFAEKTLPQK